From Thermotoga sp. Mc24, the proteins below share one genomic window:
- a CDS encoding ABC transporter ATP-binding protein, with amino-acid sequence MPEIRRRPHGPILEKPALKNPTATLRRLLGYLRPHTFTLIMVFVFVTVSSILGVLSPYLIGKTIDVVFVPRKFDLLPRYMLILGTIYALTSLLFWLQGKIMLTLSQDVVFRLRKELFEKLQRVPVGFFDRTPHGDIISRVINDVDNINNVLGNSIIQFFSGIVTLAGAVIMMFRVNVILSLVTLSIVPLTVLITQIVSSRTRKYFYENQRVLGQLNGIIEEDISGLSVIKLFTREEKEIEKFDQVNESLRKVGTKAQIFSGVLPPLMNMVNNLGFALISGFGGWLALKDIITVGTIATFIGYTRQFTRPLNELSNQFNMIQMALASAERIFEILDLEEEKDDPDAVELREVRGEIEFKNVWFSYDKKKPVLKDITFHIKPGQKVALVGPTGSGKTTIVNLLMRFYDVDRGQILVDGIDIRKIKRSSLRSSIGIVLQDTILFSTTVKENLKYGNPDATDEEIKEAAKLTHSDHFIKHLPEGYETVLTDNGEDLSQGQRQLLAITRAFLANPKILILDEATSNVDTKTEKSIQAAMWKLMEGKTSIIIAHRLNTIKNADLIIVLRDGEIVEMGKHDELIQKRGFYYELFTSQYGLVVEKE; translated from the coding sequence ATGCCTGAGATCAGAAGAAGGCCACACGGACCAATTTTAGAAAAACCCGCACTGAAAAATCCCACGGCCACGTTGAGAAGACTCCTCGGTTATCTGAGACCTCACACTTTCACTTTGATCATGGTCTTTGTTTTCGTCACCGTTTCTTCCATACTTGGTGTTCTCTCACCGTATCTCATAGGAAAAACGATCGATGTTGTCTTCGTTCCAAGAAAATTCGATCTTCTTCCCAGATACATGCTGATTCTCGGAACGATTTATGCGCTTACGTCTCTTCTCTTCTGGCTTCAGGGAAAAATCATGTTAACGCTTTCCCAAGATGTTGTTTTTCGTTTGAGAAAGGAGCTTTTCGAGAAGCTTCAAAGAGTTCCGGTCGGCTTCTTCGACAGAACACCTCACGGAGACATCATAAGCAGAGTCATAAACGATGTGGACAATATAAACAACGTTCTTGGAAACAGTATCATTCAGTTCTTCTCGGGAATTGTGACACTCGCAGGCGCTGTGATCATGATGTTCAGAGTGAATGTGATCCTTTCACTCGTCACACTCTCAATAGTTCCCTTGACCGTTCTCATCACGCAGATCGTCTCCAGCCGAACCAGAAAATACTTCTACGAAAATCAAAGAGTCCTCGGCCAGCTCAACGGGATCATAGAAGAAGACATCTCTGGCCTCAGCGTGATAAAACTCTTCACCCGAGAGGAGAAAGAGATAGAGAAGTTCGACCAGGTGAACGAGAGTCTCAGAAAGGTGGGAACGAAGGCTCAGATCTTTTCAGGTGTTCTCCCCCCTCTGATGAACATGGTCAACAACCTCGGATTTGCCCTGATCAGCGGTTTTGGAGGATGGCTCGCCTTGAAAGACATAATCACAGTGGGTACCATAGCCACCTTCATAGGCTACACGAGGCAATTCACAAGACCGTTGAACGAGCTTTCTAACCAGTTCAACATGATCCAGATGGCGCTTGCGAGTGCTGAAAGAATCTTTGAGATTCTCGATCTGGAGGAAGAAAAAGACGATCCTGATGCTGTGGAACTGAGGGAAGTCAGAGGAGAAATCGAGTTCAAGAATGTCTGGTTCTCCTACGACAAGAAAAAGCCTGTTCTTAAAGACATAACCTTTCACATAAAACCGGGTCAGAAGGTTGCACTGGTGGGTCCCACAGGGTCCGGAAAGACGACGATCGTGAATCTGTTGATGAGATTCTACGACGTGGACAGAGGGCAGATCCTCGTGGATGGTATAGATATAAGAAAAATAAAGAGGAGTTCTCTGAGATCCAGCATAGGCATCGTCCTTCAGGATACTATTTTGTTTTCCACAACCGTGAAAGAAAACCTCAAATACGGAAATCCTGACGCTACCGACGAAGAAATAAAAGAAGCAGCGAAACTGACACATTCCGACCACTTCATAAAGCACCTGCCTGAGGGTTACGAAACGGTCCTCACCGACAACGGTGAAGATCTGAGTCAGGGTCAAAGACAGCTTCTTGCCATAACAAGAGCTTTCCTTGCGAATCCAAAGATCCTGATACTGGACGAAGCCACCAGCAACGTTGACACAAAGACGGAGAAAAGCATACAGGCAGCCATGTGGAAACTCATGGAGGGGAAGACCAGCATCATCATAGCTCACAGATTGAACACGATAAAAAACGCAGATCTGATCATCGTTTTAAGAGACGGAGAAATTGTGGAGATGGGAAAACACGATGAGTTGATTCAAAAGCGAGGCTTTTATTACGAGCTCTTCACAAGCCAATACGGTCTCGTTGTAGAAAAAGAATGA